The window TGGCCATGTCCAACCTCGGCGACATCGCCTACCAGTCGGTGGCCGGCGCCATCTCGACGTCCACCCACGGCACGGGACTGGGCTTCCGGTCGATCGCCGCCGACGTGGTCGGCCTGCGGCTCGTCACGGGCGACGGGGCGGTGGCGGTGCTGGACGACGACCATGATCCCGACCTGCGCGACGTGGCCCGAGTCGGCCTGGGGGCGCTCGGCGTGGTGACCGAGGTGACCCTGCGGTGCGTGCCTTCCTTCAACCTCCACGCCGTCGAGGAGATCCTGCCCATCAGCGACGTGCTGGCGTCCTTCGACGGCTGGGCCGAAGCCACCGACCACACCGAGTTCTTCTGGATGCCGCACACCGCCAACGCCCAGGTGAAGCGCAACACCCGGACCACCGAGGCACCACCTCCGGCCCGGAACGCCCGCCACGCCATGAGGCGCCGGTGGAAGCGGTTCAAGAACAAGGAACTGCTCGAGAACGTGGCCTTCGGGGCGCTCAACCACCTGGGCCGCCTCCGACCGTCGCTCATCCCGAGGCTGAACGGCCAGGTGCTGGCCGATGCGGGTAGGGCCGAGTACCTGACCACGTCGTACGACGTGTTCGCCTCGCCCCGACGGGTCCGCTTCTACGAGATGGAGTACGCCGTGCCCCGCCGACACGGCCTGGAGGCGTTCCGGCGGGTGCAGGCGTTGATCGACAGCCTGGACCGCCCGATCAGCTTCCCGATCGAGTTCCGGGTCCTGGGCGGCGACGACATACCGCTGTCCACAGCGTCGGGCCGCGACTCCTGCTTCATCGCCGTCCACGTGTTCCGGGGGACGCCGTACGAGGACTACTTCCGGGGTGTGGAGGCGGTCATGGACGACTACGACGGTCGTCCCCACTGGGGGAAACTCCACTTCCAGACCGCCGGCACCCTGGCCGGCCGCTATCCCGCCTGGGACCGCTTCCAGGTCGCCCGGGAGCGCCTGGACCCCCGGCGCCTCTTCACCAACGACTACCTGGACCGCGTAATCGGCCCCTGAGCCCTACCGCCTGGCGACCAGGGCGACGTTGGTGGTCGATCCGTCAACCACCGTGAGCGACGGGTCGTAGGCGTAGCCCTCGGGGTGGTCGAACCCGACCAGGCCCTCGGGATCATCCAGGCCGTGCTCCACTACGTGGCGCACCAGTGCCCCCTTCAGCAACTTGTTCCAATGCGACACCGTCACGAGCGTGCGCTCACCGTTCTTCACCACGTCGTCTAGGAAGCGCACCCGGATGCGCCGTCCGGCGATCGCCGGATCCCATGCCACGGCGTGCTCGTTGGGGAGCAGGTCCCAGACGGTGCCCGACGCCGCCTCCGCCAGGGCTGCGGTCAGAGCCGGCTTCCAGAACCGGGCCGGCCTACCGAGGCCCGGAAGCGCCGCCCCCATCTTGAGCTTGTAGTCGGGGATCGGATCGGTGGGCCGCACCGCACCCCACAGCCCGGAGAGGATGACGACCTGGCGGTCCACCCCACGCCGCACATTCGCCGGGAGCGACGGGTAGTCGAGGGCGTCGTATAGCACCCCGGTGTAGCGCTGGATGGCCGGAAGGGTCGGAGCCGAGTCGACGACCAGGTTGGTCGCCGTCGCCTCCTCGGCCTTCGCCATCCCCACCCCCAGCAGTTTCGAACGGTCCTCGGATGGAGCCCCCATGGCTTCGACCAGCGCCCGGACCACCACCCGGCGTTGCTCGGCCAGGTCCGGGAACGACTGGTCTGCAACGGCCCAACAGGGCCCGTCACCACCGTCGGCCTTGCCCTCCGACGGAGGCAGGAGGATCAACGGGGTGGGCATCGGCCGACGGTACCCTCACCGCCGTGACGGACCCGAACAGCGATCCGACCATCGAGGAGCCACCATCGGCCCCGGTGGACGCCTCCGACATCGACGACGCCGAACTGGATGCACTGGAGGCCGACCTGGCGGCAATCGAGGTGGCCATGGAGCGGGTCGACGGCGGTGACCTGGATGGCTACGAGGCAGTGGCCGCGAGGCTCGACGAGGAATCGTCCGAGGCGCCGGACTAGAGCAGGTCGGGGATGGTCCCGTCCGGCACCAGGTCCACCCGGGGCCCGGCGATCAGGTCGGGACCGGACACCTCGAACCAGCGGGCGCCGAGGTTGGGGATACGCCGCCACGGCTCCCCGCAGGCGTCCTCCAGCGCGTACACCACGCCGCCGTGCGATATGACGAGCACATCACCGTCACCCATCCGCCCGGCGATCCGGTTCAGCCCCGAGCGGACCCGGGCCAGCATGGCGTCGTCGGGTTCGTAGCCGGGTGGTCGGCGACCGTTCTCCAGGTAGCCCGGCCACTGCTCCTGGATCTGCACGCGGGTCAGCCCCTGCCATTCCCCTGCGTCGCGTTCCATGAGGTCAGGATCGGTGGGCACGGGTCCGATGCCCAGGCGCTCGGCGATGATGGTCGCCGTCTCGACGGCTCGGAGCAGTGGGGAGGCCACCACGGCGTCGAAGGATCCGAGCGCGCCCGTCGCCGCTGTGGATTGGCGACGGCCCTCGTCGGTAAGCGGTGGATCGGCCCGGCCCTGCCAGCGACCCGTGGCGTTCCACTCCGACTGGCCGTGGCGGACGACGAGCAGGCGGGTCATGGGCGCCGACCGTAGCGGTGCGGCGTGACCGACGACCCCTTCCCCGACCCGGCGCCCGACCTTCGGACTCGGCGGACCTCCTACCTACACTGACCCGATGGTCCTGCTGCGCCTGTTCGCCTCGGTCCGGGTCGCCGCCGGAACCGGAAGCGTCACCGTGCCCGGTGAGACGGTGGGCGACGTGCTCGTGGCGGCCGATGAGAAGTTCGGCGACGGGTTCGCCGCGGTGGCCGCAACCTGCCGGGTCTGGTTGAACGGCGAGTCCACCTCGGCCACCGATGCCGTGACCGACGACGACGAGGTGGCCCTGTTGCCGCCGGTCTCGGGGGGCTGAACCGTGCGTCGCCTCGCGGTCCTCTCCCTGCACACCTCCCCGCTGGTCCAGCCCGGCTCCGGCGACGGCGGCGGCATGAACGTGTACGTCCGCGAGCTGGCCTCCGCCCTGTCCCAGGCCGGTGGTCGGTCCACCGTCTTCACCCGCCGGGTGGACCCGGACACGGCGACGGTCGTGGACGTGGAGCCCGGCTTCCGGGTGGTGCACATCGATGCCGGTGCCCACGACCTCTCCAAGGAGGACCTGCCCGCCGTTGTGGACGATTTCGCCGACGGCGTGGCCGCCTACCTGGACGCCCATCCCGGCCATGACGGGATCCTCGCCAACTACTGGCTGAGCGGGGTGGCGGGGCACCGCCTGAAGCACGAGCTGGGCCTTCCGCTCGCCACGACCTTCCACACCCTGGCCCGCGTCAAGGCCGAGACCGGCGATTCGGAGCCCCTTAGGCGGATAAGGGCCGAGTCCGAGGTGGTGGGCTGTTCCGACGTCATGTTGGCCAACAGCGCCGAGGAGGTCCGGCAGCTCGTCGAGTTGTACGGCGCCGAACCGTCCCGGATCGAGGTCGTCCCACCGGGGGTCGACCACGCCTTCTTCACCCCGGGTTCTCAGGCCGTCGCCCGTCGTGCCACCGGGCTGGGCGATGGACCGGTCCTGTTGTTCGCAGGTCGGATCCAGCCCCTCAAGGGGGTCGACGTCGCCGTCAGGACGCTGGCCGACCTGGGCCGATCCGACGCTCGCCTCGTGGTGGTCGGTGGCGCCAGCGGGTCCAACGGCAATGCCGAGGAGCGGCGCCTCCGCGAGGTCGCCGAGTCCCACGGCGTGGCCGACCGAGTCCGGTTCGTCCCCCCGCAACCCCACCACTGCCTCGCCTACTGGTACCAGGCATCCGACGTGGTGGTCATGCCCAGCCGGTCCGAGTCGTTCGGGCTGGTGGCACTGGAGGCGGCGGCGTGTGGAATCCCCGTGGTCGCGGCCGCAGTGGGTGGCCTCCGGACGCTGGTCGAGCACGGGCGGACCGGCTACCTGGTGGACGGGCGCGACCCGTCGATATACGCCGCCCACGTGGCCGAGATCCTGGACGACCCGATCGCCGCCTCGCACATGTCGACGGCGGCCACCGAACGGTCGTGGTCGTACACCTGGTCGGCCACAGCGGCGCGGCTCCGACGGATCTGCGACGACCTCTCATCCCGAGTGCTCGTGGACTGCGCCTGACGTTGTCCGTCGACCCACCGCCGCTCGGCCCCGACGAGCTGGATGCCCTCGGGGCGGTCGTCGACGCCTGGTTCGCCAGGACGTTGGAGGAGAATCCGATCCTGGAGGCGGTCGAACGGGATCCGGATGCCGGACCGATGGAGCGACGGTGGTTCGCCCGCGTCGTGGGCGAGGAGAAGGACACTTCCACCATCCGGTTCACCCTCCGGCAGCGGATGCTCCACCACGAGACCTATGTCATGCCCTCCCCGGAGGAGAATCACGGGGCCTTCCACCAGCACCTCCTGAAGCGCAACTCGAGCCTGGTCGGGGCGGCGTTCTGCGTCGGCGAGGAGGACGCCGTGCTGCTCGTCGGGGCCGTGCCGGCCTCCACGGTGGACGCCGCCGAGCTGGACCGGCTCCTGGGCACCGTGTGGACGGCCGTCGAACGGTGCTTCCGGTCGGCGCTCCGCATCGGCTTCGCCAGCAGGGTTGGCGGCCTTCCCCGCGCCCACGGGGGTTCCTAGTGGACTTTCATTACCTTTGGCTATATCGTGCTCCGCGGGTCCGGCGGCCGGATCGTCGGGGTTCGATCGGGGAAGTGATTTCTCCGACGACATGGCCGCCGGACCTGTCGCGTCCGGTCCCGCCCCCCCGTTGACCCCCATCCGGACTGGGCCGCCGTCTCGGCTGCTGGTCTTCTCCGTCACGGCGATGGCGCTGCTCAACAACTCGGTTCTGATGAGCTCCACGCCGGAGATCCTCGAGTCGTTCGGCGAACCGGTCGAACGTGCCGGGATGCTGATCGCCGCCGGCACGGTCACCGGGATCGTGGCGGCCCCGGCCATCGGGTTCCTGGCCGACCGGTACGGACGCAAGCGCGTCCTCGTTCCCTGCCTGCTGGTGTTCGGGGCCGTCGGCACCCTCGGCGGCTTCAGCCCGTCGTTGGAGTGGCTGCTCGCCATCCGGGTGGTCCAGGGGCTCGGGTCGGCTGGCCTCATCAACCTCGTGGTGGTCCTGATCACCGACAACTGGTCCGGTATGGAGCGGGCCCGCCTCCTGGGTCAGAACTCGGCCGTCATCACCGCCTTCCTGGCCGTCTTCCCATTCCTGGGCGGCGCCACCACTGACCTGTTCGGATGGCGCTGGAACTTCGCCTACTACGGGATGGCCGTGGTGGCGGGAGCCGTGGTGGCCCGGTCCCTCCACGACCCGTGGGAGGCCCGACCGGATCCGGTAATGCGCCGTCTGCGCGAGGCCCTCGCAGAAGTTTCGATTCCCGCCAACGCAATGGTCATCGGGCTCGGGTCGCTGACGTTCTTCGTCATGTTCGGCGTGTTCCTCACCCTCATCCCTATCCACCTCCACGAGGTCTTCGGCCTCGGGCCGACCCAGCGGGGGCTGGTGGCCGCGGTTCCAGCCGTGACCTCGACGGCCACCGCGCTGGTGGTCACCTGGTTCCGGGTGCGGATGTCCGCCGGGGTCATGGTGGCGGTCGGCCTCGGCGTGTTCGGCGCCACGTTT of the Acidimicrobiales bacterium genome contains:
- a CDS encoding FAD-binding protein; the encoded protein is MSGIHSDGSWRNWAGNQRSRPVRIARPTSESEVVDLVLEAATDGLRVRVVGAGHSFTAIARTDDVLVTLDDMTGIVAVDDATGRVRVRAGTRLCDLNPQLDAVGLAMSNLGDIAYQSVAGAISTSTHGTGLGFRSIAADVVGLRLVTGDGAVAVLDDDHDPDLRDVARVGLGALGVVTEVTLRCVPSFNLHAVEEILPISDVLASFDGWAEATDHTEFFWMPHTANAQVKRNTRTTEAPPPARNARHAMRRRWKRFKNKELLENVAFGALNHLGRLRPSLIPRLNGQVLADAGRAEYLTTSYDVFASPRRVRFYEMEYAVPRRHGLEAFRRVQALIDSLDRPISFPIEFRVLGGDDIPLSTASGRDSCFIAVHVFRGTPYEDYFRGVEAVMDDYDGRPHWGKLHFQTAGTLAGRYPAWDRFQVARERLDPRRLFTNDYLDRVIGP
- a CDS encoding peroxide stress protein YaaA; protein product: MPTPLILLPPSEGKADGGDGPCWAVADQSFPDLAEQRRVVVRALVEAMGAPSEDRSKLLGVGMAKAEEATATNLVVDSAPTLPAIQRYTGVLYDALDYPSLPANVRRGVDRQVVILSGLWGAVRPTDPIPDYKLKMGAALPGLGRPARFWKPALTAALAEAASGTVWDLLPNEHAVAWDPAIAGRRIRVRFLDDVVKNGERTLVTVSHWNKLLKGALVRHVVEHGLDDPEGLVGFDHPEGYAYDPSLTVVDGSTTNVALVARR
- a CDS encoding histidine phosphatase family protein — protein: MTRLLVVRHGQSEWNATGRWQGRADPPLTDEGRRQSTAATGALGSFDAVVASPLLRAVETATIIAERLGIGPVPTDPDLMERDAGEWQGLTRVQIQEQWPGYLENGRRPPGYEPDDAMLARVRSGLNRIAGRMGDGDVLVISHGGVVYALEDACGEPWRRIPNLGARWFEVSGPDLIAGPRVDLVPDGTIPDLL
- a CDS encoding MoaD/ThiS family protein — translated: MVLLRLFASVRVAAGTGSVTVPGETVGDVLVAADEKFGDGFAAVAATCRVWLNGESTSATDAVTDDDEVALLPPVSGG
- a CDS encoding glycosyltransferase, which translates into the protein MRRLAVLSLHTSPLVQPGSGDGGGMNVYVRELASALSQAGGRSTVFTRRVDPDTATVVDVEPGFRVVHIDAGAHDLSKEDLPAVVDDFADGVAAYLDAHPGHDGILANYWLSGVAGHRLKHELGLPLATTFHTLARVKAETGDSEPLRRIRAESEVVGCSDVMLANSAEEVRQLVELYGAEPSRIEVVPPGVDHAFFTPGSQAVARRATGLGDGPVLLFAGRIQPLKGVDVAVRTLADLGRSDARLVVVGGASGSNGNAEERRLREVAESHGVADRVRFVPPQPHHCLAYWYQASDVVVMPSRSESFGLVALEAAACGIPVVAAAVGGLRTLVEHGRTGYLVDGRDPSIYAAHVAEILDDPIAASHMSTAATERSWSYTWSATAARLRRICDDLSSRVLVDCA
- a CDS encoding YbjN domain-containing protein; translation: MSVDPPPLGPDELDALGAVVDAWFARTLEENPILEAVERDPDAGPMERRWFARVVGEEKDTSTIRFTLRQRMLHHETYVMPSPEENHGAFHQHLLKRNSSLVGAAFCVGEEDAVLLVGAVPASTVDAAELDRLLGTVWTAVERCFRSALRIGFASRVGGLPRAHGGS
- a CDS encoding MFS transporter yields the protein MALLNNSVLMSSTPEILESFGEPVERAGMLIAAGTVTGIVAAPAIGFLADRYGRKRVLVPCLLVFGAVGTLGGFSPSLEWLLAIRVVQGLGSAGLINLVVVLITDNWSGMERARLLGQNSAVITAFLAVFPFLGGATTDLFGWRWNFAYYGMAVVAGAVVARSLHDPWEARPDPVMRRLREALAEVSIPANAMVIGLGSLTFFVMFGVFLTLIPIHLHEVFGLGPTQRGLVAAVPAVTSTATALVVTWFRVRMSAGVMVAVGLGVFGATFVAMGIGSLWLLVAAAAVYGLAEGITIPTLQDLVAERAPEHLRGVILALWVSALRMGQTAGPLAVGLAIGLWSTGAVLVGAGVLVAGVAVAVGTSRVLPEARPSADTSL